In Reichenbachiella agarivorans, one genomic interval encodes:
- a CDS encoding NUDIX hydrolase yields MSANTSKPTAKHNESYKDAKAILVAVDNVIFGFDPQEEKLKVLLFKRQVDPEAGKWSLIGSFVQADESADIAAQRILTKFTGLDDVFLEHFQTYSEVDRDPGARVISLGYYSLIRLDEQKEELVESFHAHWFHIDEIPKLVIDHNQIIQDALRLLQEDSKRKPIGFNLLPEKFTIPKLLKLYQEIMQEQLDDRNFRKKILSVGYLDRLEEKDKSNSKKGAYYYQFNVEKYFELVKEGYTLQLP; encoded by the coding sequence ATGAGTGCGAATACGTCCAAGCCTACGGCAAAACATAACGAGTCCTACAAGGATGCCAAAGCCATTTTGGTGGCGGTAGACAATGTAATATTTGGGTTTGATCCCCAAGAAGAAAAACTCAAAGTGCTGCTATTCAAAAGACAAGTGGACCCAGAGGCGGGCAAGTGGTCGCTGATCGGGAGTTTCGTACAAGCAGATGAATCTGCAGATATAGCGGCACAAAGAATCTTGACCAAGTTCACAGGGCTGGACGATGTATTCCTAGAACACTTCCAAACCTACTCTGAAGTAGATCGAGACCCTGGCGCACGTGTGATCTCCTTGGGCTACTACAGCTTGATCCGTCTGGACGAGCAAAAGGAAGAGCTGGTGGAGTCATTTCATGCGCATTGGTTCCACATCGATGAGATTCCCAAACTGGTCATTGATCACAACCAAATCATCCAAGATGCCCTGAGACTGTTGCAAGAGGACTCCAAGCGCAAACCGATAGGGTTCAACCTGCTGCCCGAAAAATTTACCATCCCCAAGCTGCTCAAACTCTACCAAGAGATCATGCAGGAGCAGCTCGATGACCGCAACTTTCGCAAAAAAATCCTCTCTGTAGGCTACCTCGATCGCTTGGAAGAAAAGGACAAATCCAACTCCAAAAAAGGGGCTTACTACTACCAATTCAATGTAGAGAAGTACTTCGAGCTGGTCAAAGAAGGTTATACTTTGCAATTGCCTTGA
- a CDS encoding complex I subunit 4 family protein, which translates to MVFDHILSWLVFVPLIAGAIMLFVPRDKEQVFKFIALGATVVELVLTLVLMAGFDKGLKGYGTASLQFADKLEWISLNIGSFGSILIQYYVAVDGISVLMVLLSAIVLLIGVISSWNIKKSVKGYFILYMVLCTSVIGCFVAIDMFLFYLFFEFMLLPMYFLIGIWGGKRREYASMKFFIYTLVGSLFILMVMIGLNLSVVEAPGSIVHTFDIMKMMNPANYLPDSLLGFNSEWMGVSFRVWAFLFVMIGFAIKLPAVPVHTWLPDAHVEAPTPISVVLAGVLLKIGGYGFYRIAYSIFPESASYFGWYIALAGVIAIIYAALVAMAQSDLKKLIAYSSVSHMGFVMLGLASLTIEGNSGAMFQMFSHGVISALLFILVGVIYDRTGNREIASFSGLAGKMPYYSAAVLIGFFAALGLPGFSGFIAEFLVLIGAFDGAVNGENISLWMPILGLVGLILGAAYFLWTLQRMFFGAFWIKDESWQLPDLNRREWLMILPLVVLAILFGIFPNLLLDYSNESIIGFVDYLHTQSQANLSLILEGN; encoded by the coding sequence TTCCGCTGATTGCTGGAGCCATCATGCTTTTTGTCCCACGTGACAAGGAGCAAGTTTTCAAATTCATCGCATTGGGCGCTACGGTTGTAGAGCTGGTGTTGACCTTGGTTTTGATGGCGGGTTTTGACAAAGGACTCAAAGGATATGGCACAGCGAGTCTTCAGTTTGCCGATAAACTCGAATGGATCAGTCTCAACATAGGCTCGTTTGGGAGCATCTTGATACAATATTATGTAGCGGTCGACGGAATCAGCGTTTTGATGGTTTTGCTCTCAGCGATTGTACTCTTGATTGGTGTGATTTCCTCTTGGAATATCAAAAAAAGCGTCAAAGGTTATTTTATTTTATACATGGTGCTGTGTACCAGTGTGATCGGCTGTTTTGTGGCGATTGACATGTTTTTGTTCTACCTCTTCTTCGAGTTTATGTTACTACCGATGTACTTCTTGATTGGTATTTGGGGAGGGAAAAGAAGAGAATATGCTTCTATGAAATTCTTTATTTACACGTTGGTAGGTTCACTATTCATCTTGATGGTGATGATCGGGTTGAATCTCTCTGTCGTGGAGGCGCCAGGCAGTATAGTGCATACCTTCGACATCATGAAAATGATGAATCCTGCTAATTATCTACCAGACTCTTTGCTGGGCTTCAACTCAGAGTGGATGGGGGTAAGTTTCAGAGTGTGGGCATTTTTGTTCGTGATGATTGGTTTTGCGATCAAGTTGCCAGCAGTGCCTGTGCATACTTGGTTGCCAGATGCTCACGTCGAAGCACCTACACCGATCTCTGTGGTTTTGGCAGGTGTACTGTTGAAAATCGGAGGCTATGGATTTTATAGAATTGCTTACTCGATCTTCCCAGAATCAGCATCCTACTTCGGATGGTACATTGCCCTAGCGGGCGTGATCGCGATTATCTATGCCGCTTTGGTGGCGATGGCTCAATCGGATTTGAAGAAATTGATTGCTTATTCATCGGTGTCTCACATGGGATTTGTGATGCTTGGTTTGGCATCTCTCACGATCGAAGGCAACTCGGGTGCGATGTTTCAGATGTTTAGTCATGGCGTAATCTCAGCATTGCTCTTTATTCTTGTAGGGGTGATTTATGATCGGACGGGTAACCGTGAGATCGCTAGTTTCAGTGGCTTGGCGGGTAAGATGCCCTACTACAGTGCTGCGGTTTTGATTGGGTTCTTTGCTGCTCTGGGCTTGCCAGGATTTTCTGGTTTTATCGCTGAGTTTCTAGTGCTAATTGGAGCATTTGACGGAGCGGTCAATGGTGAAAACATCAGTCTATGGATGCCAATCCTAGGTTTGGTGGGATTGATCTTGGGAGCAGCCTACTTCCTTTGGACATTGCAGCGCATGTTTTTTGGAGCTTTTTGGATCAAGGACGAATCTTGGCAATTGCCAGATTTGAATCGTAGAGAATGGCTCATGATCTTGCCATTGGTGGTGTTGGCGATCCTCTTTGGGATCTTTCCTAACCTTCTGCTGGATTACTCCAACGAAAGTATTATCGGGTTTGTAGATTATCTACACACCCAGAGTCAAGCCAATTTGTCACTAATCCTGGAGGGAAATTGA
- a CDS encoding IS3 family transposase, whose protein sequence is MKANHDKHSVEKMCRVFKVSRSGYYRWLHHKPSKRYKQRKQLMEDIKKVHLSSKQRYGSPKVTDDLQDMGWKVSRQRVARIMRAEGIRSIVVKKFRGVTTDSKHSFPLAENHLNRDFHAEGPGQKWVSDITYIPTKQGWLYLTIVMDLYDRKIVGWSLSTTMTTQATVLAAWKMAIKNRPITKALLFHSDRGVQYAAYAFSDHLKREGVKQSMSRKGNCWDNAVAESFFKILKSEMVSHVNYYSILQAKTQIFEFIEVWYNRKRKHAYLGYKTPDEFGEDNYSKCA, encoded by the coding sequence ATGAAGGCAAACCACGATAAACATTCCGTTGAGAAGATGTGTCGAGTATTCAAGGTAAGTCGGAGCGGCTACTATCGTTGGTTACATCACAAGCCTTCCAAAAGGTATAAACAAAGGAAACAGCTCATGGAGGACATCAAAAAGGTTCATCTTAGCAGTAAACAAAGGTATGGAAGCCCTAAAGTCACAGATGACCTGCAGGATATGGGATGGAAAGTTTCCAGGCAGAGAGTGGCAAGAATCATGCGTGCAGAAGGCATTAGAAGTATTGTGGTCAAGAAATTCAGAGGTGTTACTACTGATTCTAAACATTCATTCCCATTAGCTGAAAACCACTTGAATAGGGATTTTCATGCGGAAGGCCCAGGGCAAAAATGGGTGTCTGACATCACCTACATTCCCACAAAGCAAGGATGGTTGTACCTCACTATTGTCATGGATTTGTACGACCGAAAGATCGTGGGTTGGTCACTAAGCACGACGATGACCACACAGGCTACTGTATTAGCTGCATGGAAAATGGCAATCAAAAACAGACCTATTACTAAAGCCTTGTTATTTCATTCAGATCGAGGCGTGCAATATGCTGCGTATGCTTTTTCTGATCATCTCAAGCGAGAGGGAGTCAAGCAGAGCATGAGCAGAAAAGGGAATTGTTGGGACAATGCTGTTGCTGAAAGCTTTTTCAAAATACTCAAGTCTGAAATGGTCAGCCATGTCAATTACTACAGTATCCTTCAAGCTAAAACTCAAATATTTGAATTCATTGAAGTTTGGTACAATAGAAAAAGGAAACATGCCTATCTAGGCTATAAAACACCCGATGAATTTGGGGAAGATAATTATTCAAAATGCGCTTAA
- a CDS encoding amidophosphoribosyltransferase: protein MSDPIKHECGIAHIRLRKPLQFYIDKYNTPLYGANKLLLLMKKMQNRGQDGAGIANIKIGLEPGYRYISRYRSIDPEPLNKIFEKVGKKFGKAQKESTKEQFHSEDYLKRNYGFTGEIWLGHLRYGTHGKNGLESCHPFLRQNNWRSRNLVVAGNFNMTNVDELFDILVNLGQNPKEKTDTVTVMEKIGHFLDEENQLLFDEFKDQYNNLEITAKIEEELSVLNILKKSFKDFDGGYAMVGLMGHGASFVARDPAGIRPAYYYADEEIIMVASEKPAIKTAINCNYNDIKEVLPGHALIIDKDGGLTEEQFVDKLLPKKSCTFERIYFSRSSDPDIYRERKKLGELLVPKVLQAVNFDLKNTIFSYIPNSAETAFLGLMSGIDEYLIKKRKEIIIDGKPSPDDLDQVLSFKPRVEKLVIKDAKLRTFITGDAERDELVANVYDTTYEVVNKGKDNLVVIDDSIVRGTTLEKSILTLLDKLDPKKVVIVSSAPQIRYPDCYGIDMSRMKDFVAFRAVLGLLEDTGRSHLLDEVLEKCQTKGFEKNAPNYVQELYAPFTQEEISAKITQIVKPKGMKADLEIVFQSVKNLHKACPNHEGDWYFTGNFPTPGGNRVVNKAFINYMKGVTMRAY from the coding sequence ATGAGTGATCCTATCAAGCATGAATGTGGCATAGCCCACATTCGACTAAGAAAACCTCTCCAATTTTATATTGACAAATACAACACGCCTCTATATGGAGCGAACAAGTTGTTGCTGCTCATGAAAAAAATGCAGAACCGTGGACAAGACGGAGCAGGTATTGCGAATATCAAAATAGGTCTGGAACCTGGGTATCGTTATATCAGCAGGTATCGTTCCATCGACCCAGAGCCTCTCAACAAGATCTTTGAAAAAGTCGGGAAGAAATTTGGTAAAGCCCAAAAGGAGAGTACCAAAGAACAGTTCCATTCCGAAGATTATCTCAAAAGAAATTATGGATTTACTGGAGAGATTTGGTTGGGTCATCTACGCTATGGTACGCATGGCAAGAATGGATTAGAAAGCTGTCATCCATTCTTGAGACAAAACAACTGGAGGAGTAGAAATCTCGTCGTGGCAGGAAACTTCAACATGACCAATGTAGACGAACTCTTCGATATTTTGGTCAATTTGGGTCAAAATCCCAAGGAGAAAACTGATACTGTGACGGTCATGGAAAAGATTGGTCACTTCTTGGACGAAGAGAACCAATTGCTTTTTGATGAATTCAAGGATCAATACAATAACCTGGAAATCACAGCTAAGATCGAAGAAGAACTCAGCGTGCTCAACATCTTGAAAAAATCATTCAAGGATTTTGATGGAGGATATGCCATGGTAGGATTGATGGGACATGGTGCCTCTTTCGTCGCACGTGATCCAGCTGGCATCCGTCCAGCATATTATTATGCAGATGAGGAGATCATCATGGTCGCCTCAGAAAAACCAGCAATCAAGACCGCAATCAATTGTAATTATAACGATATCAAGGAAGTGCTGCCAGGTCACGCTCTAATCATAGACAAAGATGGTGGATTGACAGAAGAGCAGTTTGTGGACAAACTATTGCCTAAAAAGTCCTGTACGTTTGAAAGAATTTATTTTTCGAGAAGTTCAGATCCTGATATTTATAGAGAGCGAAAAAAACTCGGAGAGCTATTGGTACCAAAGGTGCTACAGGCTGTTAATTTCGATTTGAAGAATACCATCTTTTCCTACATTCCTAATTCAGCAGAAACTGCTTTCTTAGGATTGATGAGTGGGATCGATGAGTATTTGATCAAAAAAAGAAAAGAAATCATCATCGATGGCAAACCAAGTCCTGATGATTTGGATCAAGTGCTATCGTTTAAACCAAGAGTAGAAAAACTGGTAATCAAGGATGCCAAATTGAGGACTTTCATCACAGGAGATGCAGAGCGAGATGAATTGGTGGCCAACGTATATGATACTACCTACGAAGTAGTCAACAAAGGCAAGGATAATTTGGTTGTAATTGACGATTCGATTGTAAGAGGTACAACTCTCGAAAAGAGTATTCTGACCTTGCTTGATAAACTGGATCCTAAGAAAGTGGTGATCGTGTCGTCAGCACCTCAGATCAGATATCCAGATTGCTACGGGATAGACATGAGTAGAATGAAGGATTTTGTCGCTTTTAGAGCTGTGTTGGGATTGCTAGAGGATACAGGCAGGTCACATCTCCTAGATGAGGTTTTGGAGAAGTGCCAGACAAAGGGATTTGAAAAGAATGCACCGAATTATGTGCAGGAGCTTTATGCACCATTTACACAAGAAGAGATTTCAGCCAAAATCACACAGATCGTGAAGCCTAAAGGGATGAAAGCAGATTTAGAAATTGTATTTCAATCTGTCAAGAACTTACATAAAGCTTGCCCTAATCATGAAGGAGATTGGTACTTTACTGGCAACTTCCCAACCCCTGGAGGAAATCGTGTGGTGAACAAAGCCTTTATCAATTATATGAAAGGTGTGACAATGAGAGCTTATTAG
- a CDS encoding AI-2E family transporter, with amino-acid sequence MTLSFKKLFFVQAAIFISFYILFVAKEILIPVIFALLFGFILYPVIKWLKNRKIGLVWAIIMTMLTVTILVFGMLFLFSAQIVSIVKEYSGFVEKLREVLDSIVQFLNDKVGFIPNINTQTITDQFSEFFTDSGLVIVSDTIGVTSTFFSYLLLTVIYTFLILLYHEHLTKALTRFNSKKDRPAFLKMLKEVQEIGQKYLTSMLTLVLILGTLNSLGLWMIGIDYALFFGFLAAVLAIVPYVGTTLGGLIPALFALITYDSYWYPIGVIGMFWLIQFIEGNYLSPKIVGGNLNINALFSILSLIAGGLFWGIPGMILFLPMVAIFKVICSYYKELKPVALLLGDSDKSETPEEGVLSRWSKTIQSKLTDNS; translated from the coding sequence ATGACTCTATCATTCAAAAAGCTTTTTTTTGTTCAAGCAGCGATTTTCATCAGTTTTTACATCCTTTTTGTAGCCAAGGAAATATTGATTCCTGTGATTTTTGCTTTGCTGTTTGGTTTTATCCTCTACCCAGTGATCAAATGGCTGAAGAACCGAAAAATTGGATTGGTGTGGGCGATTATCATGACCATGTTGACAGTCACTATTTTGGTTTTCGGCATGTTGTTTCTTTTTTCAGCACAGATTGTTTCGATTGTCAAAGAATACAGTGGATTTGTGGAGAAGTTGCGTGAGGTGTTGGACTCTATCGTTCAATTTTTGAACGACAAAGTAGGTTTTATTCCCAATATCAATACTCAGACCATCACAGATCAGTTCTCCGAGTTTTTCACAGATAGTGGTTTGGTGATTGTCTCTGATACGATAGGGGTGACGAGTACATTTTTTTCGTATCTGTTGCTGACAGTGATCTATACATTTTTGATTCTGCTTTATCATGAGCACTTGACTAAGGCACTGACCCGTTTCAATTCCAAAAAAGATCGGCCAGCTTTTCTGAAAATGCTCAAGGAGGTGCAAGAAATCGGACAAAAATACTTGACTTCTATGTTGACCTTGGTGTTGATTTTGGGCACGCTAAATAGTCTCGGACTATGGATGATAGGTATAGATTATGCTTTGTTTTTCGGTTTTCTAGCGGCGGTATTGGCTATTGTTCCTTATGTAGGGACTACTCTGGGAGGGTTGATTCCTGCCTTGTTTGCGCTTATTACCTATGACAGCTATTGGTATCCGATTGGGGTGATTGGGATGTTTTGGTTGATTCAGTTCATTGAAGGTAACTACCTCAGCCCTAAGATTGTGGGAGGAAATCTCAACATCAATGCCTTGTTTTCTATCCTTTCTTTGATTGCTGGTGGCCTGTTTTGGGGTATCCCTGGGATGATTCTGTTTCTACCTATGGTGGCCATCTTTAAAGTGATCTGTTCCTACTACAAAGAATTGAAACCCGTAGCCTTGCTGCTCGGTGATTCGGACAAGAGCGAAACGCCAGAAGAGGGTGTCTTGAGTCGCTGGAGCAAGACGATTCAATCTAAGTTGACTGACAATTCTTAA
- a CDS encoding transposase — translation MKRERRNFDKEFKMMVVNLVSSGKPTKEVAEELGIKPDLVRRWRREHEQYQEGSFSGQGNTNMTDEQKEIARLRKALLDAQEERDILKKAVSIFSKNDGKFSSS, via the coding sequence ATGAAAAGAGAAAGGAGGAACTTCGATAAGGAGTTTAAAATGATGGTAGTTAACCTGGTTTCATCAGGAAAGCCTACCAAAGAAGTAGCCGAGGAGCTGGGGATCAAACCAGACCTAGTCAGACGGTGGAGACGAGAACATGAACAATATCAGGAAGGGAGTTTTTCTGGACAGGGAAACACAAATATGACTGATGAACAAAAAGAGATAGCCAGACTACGCAAAGCGCTCCTAGATGCCCAGGAAGAAAGGGATATCCTAAAAAAGGCGGTGAGCATCTTCTCCAAGAACGACGGGAAGTTTTCTTCTTCATGA
- a CDS encoding alpha/beta hydrolase → MKIKKRNIFRLIWFSLVAVFFIWQWTTYQSRNLPEETFKNDNKVSVEKSSDEITFLANNSKNQNEIIFFQGGLTDPKAYAPLCREIAENGFTCHLIKMDWRMPQWDYKKIETMFDLKNGKYIIGGHSQGAKMASQFVYENPALMKGLFLLGTSHPRDFDLSKRTLPTVKLYGELDGLASVTEVMENRNKLPKNTDLIEIKGGNHSQFGYLGKLLTDETAEIDLTKQQRLTAQALIEFFNKIESGN, encoded by the coding sequence ATGAAAATAAAAAAGCGAAATATCTTCAGGTTGATTTGGTTTAGCCTCGTGGCTGTATTTTTCATTTGGCAATGGACAACTTATCAATCACGGAATTTACCAGAAGAAACTTTTAAAAACGACAATAAAGTATCCGTAGAAAAATCAAGTGATGAAATCACGTTTTTAGCAAACAATTCAAAAAATCAAAACGAAATTATATTCTTTCAAGGAGGCTTGACAGACCCAAAAGCATATGCACCTCTTTGCAGAGAAATTGCCGAAAATGGATTTACCTGTCACCTCATAAAAATGGATTGGAGGATGCCTCAATGGGATTATAAAAAAATTGAGACTATGTTCGACCTAAAAAATGGAAAGTATATAATTGGCGGACATTCACAAGGTGCAAAAATGGCATCACAATTCGTTTATGAAAATCCCGCTTTGATGAAAGGACTTTTCTTATTAGGAACTTCCCATCCGAGAGATTTTGATTTATCGAAAAGAACTTTACCGACTGTAAAACTTTATGGAGAATTGGACGGATTAGCAAGCGTTACAGAAGTAATGGAAAATAGAAATAAGTTACCAAAAAATACCGACTTGATAGAAATAAAAGGTGGAAATCACTCTCAATTTGGCTATTTAGGAAAATTGTTGACAGATGAAACAGCCGAAATTGATTTAACCAAACAACAGCGTTTAACGGCACAAGCATTAATAGAATTTTTTAATAAAATTGAGAGTGGAAACTAA
- a CDS encoding NADH-quinone oxidoreductase subunit N encodes MKQTEFIAYVTQLIGEFGYLLPEMTLIVGSLVVILFDLIYKGQQGQIVKTALTLMVLVLAACAVATITVDGSFLNGVLAQSALIRNLKWFFILMTALVLLFPNSKIQSSKGEYHYLILMVLLGAMFLIQVQNLLLFYVSLELVSITSYVLIAFSFHRKGFEAGIKYLLFGAMSSGLLLYGLSLMYGLTGSLDIQQLSELVMLDYDTTWLNMALLLFFVGVFFKLALIPFHIWSPDAYEAGPTAAVAYISVLPKVAILVFFYHFTSAISNLEPNIIDWRYMISALAVGSMFVGNLSALWQNNAKRMLAYSSIAHSGTLLIGVIVGTSFGFQALIFYSVVYGFMNLAAFYFVDWMEENGIETISGLAGLGVKIPTMGVMITVVLISLVGLPPTGGFTAKLLLFSSLWDTYLATDQSYLLWLFVLGILNSAISLFYYLRIPYYLFLKSRNEDSPVSVTATRVTWMAVVVALVLVTFFASDVLFAMLF; translated from the coding sequence TTGAAGCAAACTGAATTCATAGCGTACGTCACCCAGCTGATCGGGGAGTTTGGGTATCTTCTTCCAGAAATGACCCTCATCGTGGGTAGTTTGGTTGTGATCTTGTTTGATCTCATCTACAAAGGGCAACAGGGTCAAATTGTCAAAACGGCTTTAACCCTGATGGTATTGGTGCTGGCTGCATGTGCGGTAGCGACGATTACTGTAGACGGCAGCTTCCTCAATGGTGTCTTGGCTCAATCCGCACTGATACGAAATTTGAAGTGGTTTTTTATCCTCATGACTGCTTTGGTTCTCCTGTTTCCGAATAGTAAAATCCAATCCTCAAAAGGGGAATATCATTACTTGATCTTGATGGTTTTATTGGGAGCCATGTTTTTGATTCAAGTACAGAACTTGCTTTTGTTCTATGTTTCTCTCGAATTGGTATCGATTACTTCTTATGTATTGATTGCTTTTTCTTTTCACCGCAAGGGCTTTGAAGCGGGAATCAAATATTTGCTCTTTGGCGCCATGTCGTCAGGACTGTTGCTTTATGGGTTGTCCCTCATGTATGGCTTGACAGGGAGCTTGGATATACAGCAACTCTCAGAGTTGGTGATGCTGGACTATGACACGACTTGGTTAAACATGGCCTTGCTTTTGTTTTTTGTAGGAGTCTTCTTCAAACTGGCTTTGATTCCTTTTCATATCTGGTCACCCGATGCCTACGAAGCAGGACCCACTGCAGCAGTGGCTTATATCTCTGTGTTGCCTAAGGTAGCCATACTGGTATTCTTCTATCATTTCACATCAGCCATTTCTAACCTAGAACCCAATATTATCGATTGGAGGTACATGATTAGTGCTTTGGCAGTGGGTAGCATGTTTGTCGGGAATCTCTCAGCACTCTGGCAAAACAATGCCAAACGGATGTTGGCTTATTCATCCATCGCACACTCAGGTACGCTGTTGATCGGTGTGATCGTAGGAACTTCTTTTGGCTTCCAAGCTTTGATTTTTTACTCTGTTGTCTATGGGTTTATGAATCTGGCTGCATTTTATTTCGTCGATTGGATGGAGGAAAATGGAATCGAAACTATCTCAGGATTGGCTGGACTGGGCGTCAAAATACCTACGATGGGTGTGATGATCACTGTGGTTCTTATTTCATTGGTGGGTCTGCCTCCTACAGGAGGTTTCACAGCCAAGTTGTTGTTGTTTTCTTCTCTATGGGACACCTATCTCGCGACAGATCAGAGTTATCTGCTTTGGCTTTTTGTGTTAGGTATTCTCAATTCAGCAATTTCTTTGTTTTATTATTTGCGGATACCCTATTATTTATTTTTGAAGTCAAGGAACGAAGATTCTCCTGTGAGTGTTACTGCGACAAGGGTGACATGGATGGCAGTTGTCGTTGCTTTGGTATTGGTGACATTCTTTGCATCAGATGTCTTGTTTGCCATGTTATTCTAA
- a CDS encoding tyrosine-type recombinase/integrase: MNIHNVKIREYLQTLVQKKYSDTMINQSINAIKFYYEVVKEMPNRFYSIERPIKKESLPKVLSKTQVLALLGTIHNLKHRCIVSLLYSAGLRRSELLNLKPKDILSDRNLIRVEQGKGRKDRFTLLSGQVLKDLRQYYSLNKPKVFLFEGAPGEPYSGSSVLKIVHRAGKNAKIAERVNPHTLRHSLATHLLEDGVDLRQIQTLLGHNSIKTTEIYTHVAVMGMNKIKNPLDLMMP, encoded by the coding sequence ATGAATATCCATAATGTCAAGATCAGAGAATATCTACAGACATTGGTGCAAAAAAAGTATTCTGACACGATGATCAACCAGTCGATCAATGCCATCAAGTTTTACTACGAAGTGGTCAAGGAAATGCCTAATCGGTTTTACAGTATCGAGAGGCCTATCAAAAAGGAAAGCTTGCCAAAGGTGCTGAGCAAAACGCAGGTACTGGCTCTATTGGGCACGATACACAATCTCAAGCATCGCTGTATCGTATCCCTGCTATATTCGGCAGGCCTGCGAAGAAGCGAATTGCTCAACTTGAAGCCCAAAGACATACTTAGTGATAGAAACTTGATTAGAGTGGAGCAGGGAAAGGGACGAAAAGACCGATTCACACTACTCAGCGGACAGGTTTTGAAAGATTTGAGGCAATACTATTCACTGAACAAACCTAAAGTTTTTCTATTTGAAGGAGCTCCAGGTGAACCTTATAGTGGCAGTAGTGTTTTGAAGATCGTACACAGAGCAGGTAAAAATGCCAAAATTGCAGAAAGAGTAAACCCTCATACCCTGCGGCACTCGCTGGCCACACACTTACTGGAAGATGGCGTAGATTTAAGGCAAATCCAGACCTTGCTCGGGCACAATTCCATAAAAACCACAGAAATATATACTCATGTAGCAGTGATGGGCATGAATAAAATAAAAAACCCATTAGATTTGATGATGCCATAG
- a CDS encoding DUF7738 domain-containing protein, giving the protein MKTVKIRLLGLIILIALTSNFVMGQSDTKIRYTESAELFINDTPLYGKTKVKKLIANIGEPSKKVDYPSGEISYFYEEIGVVFFTKDGTVKGLGINFNWDGDEKFPEKTYTGTLNLGDSEIEKDTKSESIAAIKSIEFICPIPMMCASKDREAQINCTAAFKDEKLTQVVFIIK; this is encoded by the coding sequence ATGAAAACAGTAAAAATTAGACTTTTAGGATTAATTATTTTAATCGCATTAACATCAAATTTTGTAATGGGACAGTCTGACACAAAGATTCGTTATACTGAATCTGCGGAGCTTTTTATAAATGACACCCCTCTATATGGTAAGACCAAGGTTAAGAAGTTGATAGCGAATATTGGAGAGCCGAGTAAAAAAGTGGACTACCCAAGCGGTGAGATAAGCTACTTTTATGAAGAAATTGGAGTTGTGTTTTTTACTAAAGATGGTACAGTAAAAGGGCTTGGTATAAATTTCAACTGGGATGGAGACGAAAAATTTCCTGAGAAAACATACACAGGAACATTAAACCTTGGCGATTCGGAAATTGAAAAAGATACTAAAAGTGAATCAATAGCTGCAATAAAATCAATTGAGTTCATTTGCCCTATTCCGATGATGTGCGCATCTAAAGACAGAGAAGCCCAAATAAATTGTACAGCCGCTTTTAAAGACGAAAAATTGACTCAAGTGGTATTTATCATAAAATAG